A genomic window from bacterium includes:
- a CDS encoding dihydrodipicolinate synthase family protein: MAKEFRGSYTVSVTPFTEDASGIDFGALKNFLDWQLEVGVPGIIALGSTGEFLTVSDEERRQIVETYVNHIDGRMPVIIGTMNAHTPNAVRHSRQAEDLGADGVMIIPPYYYTPTDDEIFRYYEAIDAAISIPIMLYNNPVTSNVDMSAKLQAKLCLELESVQYVKESSMHLSRVPEVIEASGGRMKVYAGEWVVDSYLLGAIGYVNPFGNYLPRASGRIFELLEAGRIDDARAIWRPIDRIEHAIAEGHPTYGHQCYSKALAAAVGHPMGDVRAPLTTYAELGEEGRERMARLMPLVEEADSLAESFGL, from the coding sequence ATGGCCAAAGAGTTTCGGGGCAGTTACACGGTATCGGTCACTCCTTTCACGGAGGACGCCTCGGGCATCGACTTCGGAGCGTTGAAGAACTTCCTGGACTGGCAGCTGGAGGTCGGCGTGCCGGGAATCATCGCGCTGGGCAGCACGGGGGAGTTCCTGACGGTGAGCGACGAGGAGCGCCGCCAGATCGTGGAGACGTACGTCAACCACATCGATGGGCGCATGCCGGTGATCATCGGCACGATGAACGCCCACACGCCGAATGCGGTCCGCCACAGCCGCCAGGCGGAGGATCTGGGCGCCGACGGCGTGATGATCATCCCGCCCTACTACTACACGCCCACCGACGACGAGATTTTCAGGTACTACGAGGCGATCGACGCGGCCATCTCGATCCCGATCATGCTCTACAACAACCCGGTCACCTCCAATGTGGACATGTCGGCCAAGCTCCAGGCCAAGCTGTGTTTGGAGTTGGAGTCGGTGCAGTACGTCAAGGAGTCCAGCATGCATCTCTCCCGCGTGCCGGAGGTGATAGAAGCCTCCGGGGGCCGGATGAAGGTATACGCCGGTGAGTGGGTGGTCGACTCCTACCTGCTTGGGGCGATCGGCTACGTCAACCCGTTCGGCAACTACCTACCTCGGGCTTCCGGCCGTATCTTCGAGCTGCTCGAGGCCGGCCGTATCGACGACGCCCGGGCCATCTGGCGCCCGATCGACCGGATCGAGCACGCGATCGCCGAGGGCCATCCGACCTATGGCCACCAGTGCTACTCCAAGGCGCTCGCGGCCGCGGTCGGTCACCCGATGGGTGACGTGAGAGCGCCGCTGACCACCTACGCCGAGTTGGGCGAGGAGGGCCGCGAACGGATGGCGAGGCTGATGCCGCTGGTCGAGGAGGCCGATTCGCTGGCCGAGTCGTTCGGTCTCTAG
- a CDS encoding FAD-dependent oxidoreductase: protein MRVGVPGVEPPAESVRLTFEGHPVEGVVGDTLASALVADGEMGLREAVDGGRRGVFCGMGACHECAVVVDDRPGTLACMTGVEDGQEVSLQPAAPGPPDVSPGDRPRRELSPTVLVVGGGPGGLSVASVIAGHGVDVVVIDERSKLGGQFYKQPPPERAIDDSRIDSQYRAGRKLIARAHEAGVRFLNDVTLWGAFAPDSLAARSEDCDWVFRPRRLVLATGAHERPVPIPGWTLPGVMTTGAAQTLLRSSQVAPGERVVLSGNGPLNMQVAAELVRAGVEVVALAEQADLRWWRNLGSGAGMLAAAPELVAKGFSYRTTLARVPVIDRASVVEIRGDERAEAAVVARLDAFGSPVPGTEREFAADAVCLGYGFIPANEISRALGCDHRYDPGSGTLVAVRTATGRTSLDSVWVVGDAGGINGAYVATALGAIAGGDVLADLGAVSPDHLDRALSPVRKTLLRHRRFQHHLRGLYRAEPLTTELAHDTTLVCRCESVTLGELREAAAGGATSAGATKRLTRAGMGKCQGRYCSPSVLAVAAEASGLALGEFSGFAPQAPIRPVSIGEVAGTAIAPD from the coding sequence GTGCGGGTCGGCGTACCGGGGGTCGAGCCTCCCGCAGAATCGGTCCGGCTGACCTTCGAGGGCCATCCGGTGGAGGGGGTGGTGGGCGATACGCTGGCGTCGGCGCTGGTCGCTGACGGCGAGATGGGTCTGCGCGAAGCGGTGGACGGAGGCCGGCGGGGTGTCTTCTGCGGGATGGGCGCCTGCCACGAGTGCGCGGTGGTGGTCGATGATCGGCCGGGGACGCTGGCCTGCATGACCGGCGTGGAGGACGGGCAGGAGGTAAGCCTGCAGCCGGCCGCTCCCGGACCCCCGGACGTCTCCCCGGGCGACCGACCGAGGCGTGAACTCTCGCCGACGGTTCTGGTGGTCGGTGGCGGGCCGGGAGGTCTCTCGGTGGCTTCGGTCATCGCCGGGCACGGGGTTGACGTGGTGGTCATCGACGAGCGCTCCAAGCTCGGAGGCCAGTTCTACAAGCAACCTCCGCCGGAGCGGGCCATCGACGATTCGCGGATCGATTCCCAGTACCGGGCCGGACGCAAGCTGATCGCTCGGGCGCACGAAGCCGGGGTCCGGTTTCTCAACGATGTCACCCTGTGGGGGGCCTTCGCGCCCGACTCGCTGGCCGCCAGGAGCGAGGACTGCGACTGGGTGTTCCGGCCCCGGCGGCTCGTGCTCGCGACCGGTGCCCACGAGCGACCCGTTCCCATCCCGGGCTGGACCCTGCCCGGCGTGATGACGACCGGGGCCGCCCAGACCCTGCTCAGATCGAGCCAGGTCGCCCCGGGGGAGCGGGTGGTCCTATCCGGCAACGGCCCGCTCAACATGCAGGTTGCGGCCGAACTGGTCAGAGCCGGGGTCGAAGTTGTGGCGCTGGCCGAGCAGGCGGATCTCCGGTGGTGGCGCAACCTCGGCAGCGGCGCCGGGATGCTTGCCGCAGCGCCGGAGTTGGTCGCCAAGGGGTTCTCCTACCGGACCACCCTGGCCCGGGTTCCGGTCATCGACCGCGCCTCGGTGGTGGAGATACGAGGCGACGAGCGAGCGGAGGCGGCGGTCGTGGCCCGCCTGGACGCTTTCGGCAGTCCGGTACCGGGAACGGAGCGGGAGTTCGCCGCCGACGCGGTCTGCCTCGGTTACGGGTTCATCCCGGCCAACGAGATCTCCCGCGCCCTGGGGTGCGATCATCGCTACGACCCGGGCTCCGGCACGCTGGTTGCGGTTCGCACAGCCACCGGGCGGACGTCGCTCGACTCGGTCTGGGTGGTGGGAGACGCCGGGGGGATCAACGGCGCCTACGTGGCGACCGCCCTCGGCGCCATCGCCGGCGGCGATGTCCTGGCGGACCTCGGAGCCGTGTCGCCCGACCACCTGGACCGAGCCTTGTCGCCCGTCCGCAAGACCCTCCTCCGGCACCGGCGCTTCCAGCACCACCTCCGCGGCCTCTATCGGGCGGAGCCACTGACAACCGAGTTGGCCCACGACACCACCCTCGTCTGCCGGTGCGAATCCGTCACCCTCGGCGAGTTACGAGAAGCAGCGGCCGGCGGCGCCACGTCTGCCGGTGCGACCAAGCGCCTGACGCGGGCCGGCATGGGCAAGTGCCAGGGCCGCTACTGCAGCCCGTCGGTGCTCGCCGTGGCCGCCGAGGCATCAGGACTGGCGCTCGGGGAGTTCTCCGGCTTCGCCCCCCAGGCCCCGATCCGCCCCGTGTCCATCGGCGAGGTCGCCGGGACTGCTATAGCGCCCGATTAG
- the gcvPB gene encoding aminomethyl-transferring glycine dehydrogenase subunit GcvPB has product MTTNGLRKYHAAVWDEPLVMEMGAPGRRGQLFPVDEPDLDGVVGDTSDLIPESLRRGRPADLPELSEPEVLRHYLHLSQEVLGMMGISLFGTCTMKYNPRVTEALTRQPFVAETHPDQDVETLQGTLEVIHGLDRMLRDLTGMDQFVFQPGGGADAAFLHATVTRAYHEARGDLAQRREIITTVQAHPCNPATAAAAGFDVINLPLEEKGYASVEALRAAASERTAALMVNNPDDIGIYNPHIKEWVDIVHSVGGLCFYDTANFNGVMGRIRARDLGFDACMMMLHKTFGAPKAGGGPAVGAYGCSEELAPYLTAPVVVKGDDGAFAIRVPEHAGSTQVREYLGNIPVIIKAYSWLRALGAAGVKEAADLSLLANNYMETRLLRIPGVSKGLPHLDEYRMEMTRYSLGELTEETGVTTVDVANRMVDYGVDAFWMSHEPWFIPEPFTPEAGEMWSVEDLDYWIDVIAAICEEARTDPELVKTAPHNQPIHRVVGSGLDDPDRWATTWRAYRRKNGLEG; this is encoded by the coding sequence ATGACCACCAACGGATTGAGGAAGTACCACGCCGCGGTCTGGGACGAGCCTCTGGTGATGGAGATGGGCGCCCCGGGCCGCAGGGGGCAGCTCTTCCCCGTGGACGAACCCGATCTCGACGGGGTGGTGGGTGACACCTCCGACCTGATCCCCGAGTCCCTGCGCCGGGGCCGCCCGGCCGACCTACCCGAGCTCTCGGAGCCCGAGGTGCTGCGCCACTACCTGCATCTCAGCCAGGAGGTGCTGGGGATGATGGGAATCAGCCTGTTCGGCACCTGCACCATGAAGTACAACCCGCGCGTTACCGAGGCGCTCACCCGGCAGCCTTTCGTGGCCGAGACCCATCCCGATCAGGACGTCGAGACCCTCCAGGGCACGCTAGAGGTCATCCATGGGCTCGACCGGATGCTTCGGGATCTGACCGGCATGGACCAGTTCGTGTTCCAGCCGGGAGGAGGCGCCGACGCCGCCTTCCTCCACGCCACGGTGACCAGGGCCTACCACGAGGCCCGCGGAGATCTGGCCCAACGGCGGGAGATCATCACCACCGTCCAGGCCCATCCATGCAATCCCGCCACCGCCGCGGCGGCCGGATTCGACGTGATCAACCTTCCCCTCGAGGAGAAGGGCTACGCGTCGGTGGAAGCGCTCCGGGCGGCGGCATCCGAGCGTACAGCGGCCCTGATGGTCAACAACCCGGACGACATCGGCATCTACAACCCCCACATCAAGGAGTGGGTGGACATCGTCCACTCCGTGGGCGGGCTCTGCTTCTACGACACCGCCAACTTCAACGGCGTGATGGGCCGGATCCGGGCCCGGGATCTGGGCTTCGATGCCTGCATGATGATGCTTCACAAGACCTTCGGCGCTCCCAAGGCGGGCGGCGGACCGGCGGTGGGCGCCTACGGGTGCTCGGAAGAGCTGGCCCCGTACCTGACCGCGCCGGTGGTGGTCAAGGGAGACGACGGAGCGTTCGCCATCAGGGTGCCCGAGCACGCCGGCAGCACGCAGGTGCGCGAGTACCTGGGCAACATCCCGGTCATCATCAAGGCCTACTCGTGGCTCCGGGCGCTGGGCGCGGCGGGGGTCAAGGAGGCGGCCGACCTGTCGCTGCTGGCCAACAACTACATGGAGACCCGCCTACTCCGGATCCCCGGTGTGTCCAAGGGCCTACCCCATCTGGACGAGTACCGGATGGAGATGACCCGCTACAGCCTGGGCGAGCTCACGGAGGAGACCGGGGTCACCACCGTCGACGTCGCCAACCGGATGGTCGACTACGGCGTGGATGCCTTCTGGATGAGCCACGAGCCCTGGTTCATCCCGGAGCCGTTCACGCCCGAAGCGGGGGAGATGTGGTCGGTCGAGGACCTTGACTACTGGATCGATGTCATAGCGGCCATCTGCGAGGAGGCACGCACCGATCCCGAGTTGGTCAAGACCGCTCCCCACAACCAGCCCATCCACCGGGTGGTCGGGAGCGGGCTGGACGATCCCGACCGGTGGGCCACCACCTGGCGAGCGTACCGCCGCAAGAACGGGCTCGAAGGCTGA
- the gcvPA gene encoding aminomethyl-transferring glycine dehydrogenase subunit GcvPA yields the protein MANSTEETKKHMLNAIGAATVDELFEQIPDEHVTTRRFELPEPLVSEVELKRHMTGVLGKNEHCEDNLSFLGGGTWQHHVPAICDEIWTRSEFLTSVWGTGSSDLGRNQAWFEFASQLGELVGMEFVGLPVYSWGAAVGHSMRMATRMTGRGRVLVPALMDPQRLDVARTYAGFPEQEGHIEIAHVGYDPATGRLDLADLDSRLDDGVAAVYFENPAYLGVIEDRAAEIARMARAAGAETIVGVDPTSLGVIVPPSDYGADIAVGTTQPLGIHMNGGGGVGGFIATRDEERYAREYPTLQVSLTDTTHEGERAFGLALFQQSSYGSREDGKDWTGNSVYLWAIANAAYMSVLGPAGFEELGGAILRRSHYAARRLAAVPGVSLPWPTGFFKEFVVGFDGTGIPVAEINRRLRDHGIFGGRDLSSDFPDLGQSALYCVTEVHSRADIDRLTAALEEVTR from the coding sequence ATGGCCAACTCTACGGAGGAGACCAAGAAGCACATGCTCAACGCGATCGGCGCGGCCACCGTCGATGAACTGTTCGAGCAGATACCCGACGAACATGTGACCACCCGGCGGTTCGAACTGCCAGAGCCCCTCGTCTCGGAGGTGGAGCTGAAGCGACATATGACCGGGGTGCTCGGGAAGAACGAGCACTGCGAGGACAACCTCAGCTTCCTGGGAGGCGGCACCTGGCAGCACCACGTGCCGGCCATTTGTGATGAGATATGGACCCGCAGCGAGTTCCTGACCTCGGTGTGGGGTACAGGTTCATCCGACTTGGGCCGCAATCAGGCCTGGTTCGAGTTCGCCAGCCAGTTGGGGGAGTTGGTGGGGATGGAATTCGTGGGCCTGCCCGTATACAGCTGGGGCGCCGCCGTGGGCCACTCGATGCGGATGGCGACCCGGATGACGGGACGCGGCCGGGTCCTGGTTCCGGCCCTCATGGATCCGCAGCGTCTGGACGTGGCCCGCACGTACGCCGGGTTCCCGGAGCAGGAGGGCCACATCGAGATCGCCCATGTGGGTTACGACCCGGCCACCGGACGCCTCGACCTGGCCGACCTCGACAGCCGTCTTGACGACGGAGTTGCCGCGGTCTACTTCGAGAACCCCGCCTACCTCGGTGTGATCGAGGATCGGGCCGCCGAGATCGCGCGTATGGCCAGAGCCGCGGGGGCCGAGACCATCGTCGGCGTCGATCCGACCTCGCTCGGCGTGATCGTCCCGCCCTCCGACTACGGCGCCGACATCGCGGTCGGGACCACCCAGCCGCTCGGCATCCACATGAACGGCGGCGGCGGGGTCGGGGGCTTCATCGCCACCCGGGACGAGGAACGCTACGCCCGGGAGTACCCCACTCTTCAGGTCAGCCTCACCGACACCACCCACGAGGGGGAGCGGGCGTTCGGACTCGCTCTCTTCCAGCAGAGTTCATACGGCTCCCGGGAGGACGGCAAGGACTGGACCGGGAACTCGGTCTATCTGTGGGCGATCGCCAACGCCGCCTACATGTCGGTACTGGGACCGGCCGGCTTCGAGGAGTTGGGCGGAGCGATCCTCCGGAGGAGCCACTACGCGGCCAGGCGACTGGCAGCCGTGCCGGGGGTGTCGTTGCCATGGCCGACCGGCTTCTTCAAGGAGTTCGTGGTCGGTTTCGACGGCACGGGCATCCCGGTGGCCGAGATCAACCGGCGCCTCAGGGACCACGGCATCTTCGGCGGCCGCGACCTGAGCAGCGACTTCCCCGATCTGGGCCAGAGCGCTCTCTACTGCGTGACCGAGGTGCATAGCCGGGCCGACATTGACCGCCTGACCGCTGCGCTGGAGGAGGTGACCCGATGA
- a CDS encoding NAD(+)/NADH kinase, whose product MEQAGPIRLGLIVNPIAGMGGSVGLHGTDGDTYRQAAALGAVPIAHRRAGRAVRLLADALPDLPILAGGCDMGETVAREAGFLPEVVPVRSGPTTSSDTRRVAARMLEGGVGLIAFAGGDGTARDIVAVVGTEVPVVGIPTGVKMHSAVFGNTPEAAGAMAARYLATPDKVPLTRREVLDAGDDPGHVAGFSVASVPFVRDLLQPGKATTALGDDASLDRLCKKLADEMAPDHLYVLGPGTTVARILDHLDLEGTLAGVDVVRDRRMVAANVTASELVALLSPGVPATIYLGVIGGQGFLLGRGNQQISPEVVSRVGEDNVTILAGEEKVSLLDPPVLRVDTGVEAARPVMLGYRRVHTAPGRSTVMKVVT is encoded by the coding sequence ATGGAGCAAGCTGGGCCCATCCGGTTGGGCTTGATCGTCAACCCGATCGCGGGAATGGGGGGATCGGTGGGCCTCCACGGCACCGACGGTGACACCTACCGGCAGGCCGCCGCCCTCGGAGCGGTCCCCATCGCCCACCGGCGGGCGGGCCGGGCCGTCAGGTTGCTGGCGGACGCCCTACCAGACCTGCCGATTCTCGCCGGCGGCTGTGACATGGGAGAGACCGTCGCTCGAGAGGCCGGGTTCCTACCGGAGGTGGTGCCGGTGCGGTCGGGCCCGACCACCTCGTCCGACACTCGCCGGGTAGCCGCCCGGATGTTGGAGGGGGGCGTCGGCTTGATCGCCTTCGCCGGAGGGGACGGGACCGCCCGCGACATCGTGGCGGTGGTCGGTACCGAGGTTCCAGTGGTGGGCATCCCCACCGGTGTCAAGATGCATTCCGCCGTGTTCGGGAACACGCCGGAGGCGGCCGGCGCCATGGCGGCCCGCTACCTGGCGACGCCTGACAAGGTCCCTCTGACCAGGCGAGAGGTGTTGGACGCCGGGGACGACCCGGGCCACGTAGCCGGCTTCTCGGTAGCATCCGTCCCCTTCGTCCGTGACCTTCTCCAGCCGGGCAAGGCCACCACGGCGCTCGGGGACGACGCCAGCCTGGACCGCCTGTGCAAGAAGCTCGCCGACGAAATGGCGCCCGATCATCTCTACGTGCTCGGACCCGGCACCACGGTGGCCCGGATCCTCGACCACCTGGACCTGGAGGGGACCCTGGCCGGAGTGGACGTGGTTCGCGACCGCCGGATGGTCGCCGCCAACGTCACAGCCTCCGAACTGGTCGCCCTTCTGTCGCCAGGCGTTCCGGCCACGATCTACCTAGGGGTGATAGGCGGCCAGGGTTTCCTGCTCGGCAGAGGCAACCAGCAGATCAGCCCTGAGGTGGTCAGCCGGGTCGGGGAGGACAACGTAACGATCCTGGCAGGCGAGGAGAAGGTAAGCCTCCTGGACCCGCCCGTCCTCCGGGTGGACACCGGCGTGGAAGCGGCCCGGCCGGTCATGCTGGGATATCGCAGGGTCCACACCGCCCCCGGTCGCAGCACGGTCATGAAAGTGGTCACCTAG
- a CDS encoding glucosamine-6-phosphate deaminase codes for MEVIVASDSDVMAGRAADIVQAFLASTHSPVLGLATGASVQPLYRELVRRYREEAFSFAAARAFLLDEYVGLDPDHPQLYRNVVRSELTGQVGLRPAHLFSPDVCSAELEEECARYDRMISRARIGLQILGIGRNGHLAFNEPGSAFDSRTRVVSLTATTRADNARFFDTPDEVPRRAVTQGLGTIMEAGHLMVMASGAAKAAPVLKALRGPVTESVPASILRTHPRVTLVLDSQAADAVVNCAGAPMRSPTRQQP; via the coding sequence GTGGAGGTCATCGTCGCCTCGGACAGCGATGTAATGGCCGGCCGCGCGGCGGATATCGTCCAGGCGTTCCTCGCTTCCACTCACTCGCCGGTGCTCGGCCTGGCTACCGGCGCGTCCGTGCAGCCCCTCTACCGGGAACTGGTCCGCCGTTACCGCGAGGAGGCGTTCTCGTTTGCCGCGGCCCGAGCCTTCCTGCTCGACGAGTACGTGGGGCTCGATCCCGACCATCCGCAGCTGTACCGCAACGTCGTCCGCAGCGAGTTGACCGGACAGGTCGGCCTCCGACCCGCCCACCTGTTCTCGCCCGACGTCTGCTCGGCCGAATTGGAGGAGGAGTGCGCCCGCTACGACCGCATGATCAGCCGGGCACGGATCGGGCTCCAGATCCTCGGGATCGGGCGCAACGGCCATCTCGCCTTCAACGAGCCCGGCTCGGCCTTCGACTCCCGCACCAGGGTCGTGAGCCTCACCGCGACTACCCGGGCTGACAACGCCCGGTTCTTCGACACCCCGGATGAGGTACCGCGCCGCGCGGTGACGCAGGGTCTCGGCACGATCATGGAGGCCGGCCATCTGATGGTCATGGCATCCGGCGCGGCCAAGGCCGCTCCGGTGCTGAAGGCCCTGCGCGGCCCGGTGACAGAATCCGTGCCGGCCTCGATCCTCCGGACTCACCCCCGCGTCACCCTCGTCCTCGACTCTCAAGCAGCAGACGCGGTTGTGAACTGTGCCGGCGCACCGATGCGTAGCCCGACCAGACAGCAGCCGTAG
- a CDS encoding ATP-binding cassette domain-containing protein produces MTSPALEVRNLSKAFRAVQALDGVSLDLHSGRVTALLGDNGAGKSTLVKCLAGIYQPDSGSIRIDGAEHRISSPDVARSLGVESVHQDLSLIDTLNVAENLFLNREYTRGGRFGSRLGLLNKRRMQEECGETLARLGIALPSLRKPVGLLSGGQRQAIAIGRAVAWGQRIVLLDEPAAALGVEQARRVLDLIRTLRDANVAVLLITHNMDRVTAVCDTAVVLRQGRKTAEVDVSQATQDDLVAFITGARATESPAGEPRVGSSP; encoded by the coding sequence ATGACCTCTCCCGCCCTCGAGGTACGGAACCTGTCGAAGGCGTTCCGGGCCGTGCAGGCACTGGATGGCGTTTCTCTCGATCTTCACAGTGGACGGGTGACGGCGCTGCTGGGTGACAACGGGGCCGGTAAGTCGACGCTCGTGAAGTGCCTGGCCGGGATATACCAGCCGGACTCGGGCAGCATACGCATCGACGGGGCCGAGCATCGGATCTCCTCTCCGGATGTGGCCCGCTCGCTGGGCGTCGAGTCCGTCCACCAGGATCTGTCGCTCATCGACACGCTGAACGTGGCCGAGAACCTTTTCCTGAACCGGGAGTACACGCGCGGCGGGCGGTTCGGGTCTCGGTTGGGGTTGCTGAACAAGCGGCGCATGCAAGAGGAGTGCGGCGAGACCCTGGCCCGTCTCGGCATCGCGCTCCCGTCGCTGCGCAAGCCGGTCGGCCTGCTGTCAGGCGGTCAGCGTCAGGCCATCGCCATCGGCAGGGCGGTGGCCTGGGGTCAGCGGATCGTGCTCCTGGACGAGCCCGCCGCGGCGTTGGGCGTCGAGCAGGCCCGCCGGGTGCTGGACCTGATCCGGACGCTGCGGGACGCGAACGTGGCGGTGCTGCTCATAACACACAACATGGACCGGGTCACGGCGGTGTGCGACACGGCCGTGGTGCTACGACAGGGCCGCAAAACGGCGGAGGTCGACGTCAGCCAGGCGACGCAGGACGACCTGGTGGCTTTCATCACCGGCGCGCGGGCCACCGAGTCCCCGGCAGGAGAGCCTCGGGTAGGTTCGAGCCCGTGA
- a CDS encoding alanine racemase, giving the protein MFLRTLLTRNRPFVEAAIRLHQEGSIPANSYVLDLDTIEANTRYFSVQAHRRGLTVYAMSKQLGRAGGALDAITRGGADGYVAVDMACARPIVAGGHRLGNLGHLVQIARGETGEAAGMAPEYWTIFSRTKASEASRAVARLGRTQDVLLRIWNEGDTFYPGHEGGFHIDELPAAIAFVNRTDGLRFAGITTFPALLYDKETRKVAATPNVETLARGVEVAARTLGDGARIEVNAPGTTSTAVLDLLADIGATQVEPGHGLTGSTPLHAVEELPEQPAALYLTEVAHLHQGVPLCFGGGFYVDPVFDPYGARALVAAAPEDASTEPVPLDMPDPAGIDYYARLHPPASRTVEEGDTVICGFRVQAFVTRACVVGLTGARTATPVVSGVWNTLGDPIPERQG; this is encoded by the coding sequence ATGTTCCTGAGGACACTTCTGACGCGTAACCGGCCCTTCGTAGAGGCGGCCATCCGGCTCCACCAGGAGGGGAGCATCCCCGCCAACAGCTACGTCCTGGATCTCGACACGATCGAGGCCAACACCCGCTACTTCTCGGTCCAGGCCCACCGCCGGGGCCTCACCGTCTATGCGATGAGCAAGCAGTTGGGCCGTGCCGGGGGTGCGTTGGATGCGATAACCCGGGGCGGCGCCGACGGTTACGTGGCGGTCGACATGGCCTGTGCCCGGCCCATCGTGGCCGGCGGGCACAGGCTGGGCAATCTGGGGCATCTCGTCCAGATCGCGCGGGGGGAGACCGGTGAGGCGGCCGGCATGGCCCCCGAGTACTGGACCATCTTCTCCCGCACCAAGGCGTCGGAGGCCTCCCGCGCGGTGGCGAGGCTCGGACGGACCCAGGATGTGCTTCTCCGGATCTGGAACGAGGGTGACACCTTCTACCCCGGGCACGAAGGGGGGTTCCACATCGACGAGTTACCGGCCGCCATCGCCTTCGTGAACCGCACCGACGGGCTGCGGTTCGCCGGTATCACCACCTTCCCCGCGCTTCTCTACGACAAGGAGACCAGGAAAGTGGCCGCCACTCCCAACGTAGAGACCCTCGCCCGGGGAGTGGAGGTGGCCGCCCGCACGCTCGGGGACGGGGCCCGCATCGAGGTCAACGCTCCCGGCACTACGTCCACTGCGGTCCTCGATCTGCTGGCGGACATCGGGGCTACTCAGGTGGAACCCGGCCACGGCCTGACCGGTTCGACGCCGCTGCACGCGGTGGAGGAGCTACCCGAACAGCCCGCCGCCCTCTACCTCACCGAGGTCGCCCACCTGCACCAGGGCGTTCCGCTGTGCTTCGGCGGCGGCTTCTACGTCGACCCGGTCTTCGACCCGTACGGCGCACGGGCACTCGTGGCGGCCGCCCCCGAGGACGCGTCCACCGAGCCGGTGCCTCTCGACATGCCCGACCCGGCCGGCATCGATTACTACGCGAGGCTCCATCCACCGGCATCCCGCACCGTCGAGGAGGGGGACACGGTGATCTGCGGCTTCCGTGTTCAGGCCTTCGTGACTCGGGCCTGCGTGGTGGGATTGACGGGCGCCCGGACGGCCACCCCGGTGGTGTCCGGCGTCTGGAACACCCTGGGCGACCCGATACCGGAGCGGCAGGGATGA
- a CDS encoding ABC transporter permease, with the protein MRLRARQGDDGGFRQYVVYLAFVSILAVFALFLWDDGFLSTSNLLNIGRQAAPIAVMAVGMAFALASAEIDLSVGSTVALSSLVAAVVVGDHGFLAGAAAAVATGVVVGLFNGLITVKVRIPSFLVTLGTLGIISGIARNVNNLQSMPIRDDTFSALFGAGSLGPVSSLVVWTIIVFALGHFALHHLRWGRHVLATGANRESANASGLNTDRIRVSALVASATAAAFAGVLLAGRLAIGRHDLGENDLLTVIAAVVIGGTSLFGGRASIAGAVTGAVIMAMLNNGLILMGLEVADQLIARGVIIILAVALSMRAPQES; encoded by the coding sequence ATGCGGTTGCGGGCACGCCAAGGCGACGATGGCGGGTTTCGACAGTACGTCGTTTACCTGGCCTTCGTCTCGATCCTCGCCGTCTTCGCCCTGTTCCTGTGGGACGACGGGTTTCTCAGCACTTCCAACCTGCTGAACATCGGCCGCCAGGCTGCGCCCATCGCGGTGATGGCGGTGGGGATGGCCTTCGCCCTGGCGTCCGCGGAGATCGACCTGTCGGTGGGGTCCACGGTGGCGCTCTCCTCCCTGGTGGCGGCGGTGGTGGTGGGCGATCACGGGTTCCTGGCGGGTGCCGCCGCGGCGGTGGCCACCGGGGTCGTAGTCGGCCTGTTCAACGGTCTGATCACCGTCAAGGTCCGGATTCCCTCCTTCCTGGTCACCCTGGGCACGCTGGGCATCATCAGCGGCATCGCCCGCAACGTGAACAACCTCCAGTCGATGCCGATCCGGGACGACACCTTCTCGGCTCTGTTCGGCGCCGGCTCGTTGGGCCCGGTCTCGTCCCTGGTCGTCTGGACGATCATCGTGTTCGCGCTGGGCCACTTCGCGCTACACCACCTGCGCTGGGGCCGCCACGTCCTGGCCACGGGGGCGAACCGGGAGTCGGCTAACGCATCCGGGCTCAACACGGACCGCATCAGGGTCAGCGCGCTGGTGGCGAGCGCCACCGCCGCCGCCTTCGCGGGGGTGTTGCTGGCAGGACGGCTGGCCATCGGCCGCCACGACCTGGGCGAGAACGACCTGCTGACCGTGATCGCGGCGGTCGTCATAGGTGGCACCAGCCTGTTCGGGGGGCGCGCCTCGATCGCGGGGGCGGTGACCGGGGCGGTCATCATGGCGATGCTCAACAACGGGCTGATCCTGATGGGGCTGGAGGTGGCGGACCAGCTGATCGCCCGCGGCGTCATCATCATCCTCGCCGTGGCGCTCAGCATGCGAGCACCGCAAGAAAGTTGA